A window of the Candidatus Neomarinimicrobiota bacterium genome harbors these coding sequences:
- a CDS encoding response regulator, giving the protein MQLIDTRVLIVEDEIVVASEIKLRLEAMGFQVIGIVNNGRDAIAAANEHYPDVILMDITLKGKMNGLEATREISRETDIPVIFITAHTDTPTLDSARQTSSHGIFTKPFSDDELKAAIQQATISKVMTRHLEAEDRKKDEEGFLEREE; this is encoded by the coding sequence AGATGAGATTGTCGTTGCCAGTGAGATAAAACTGAGACTTGAAGCAATGGGTTTTCAAGTCATTGGAATTGTTAATAATGGTAGAGATGCTATCGCAGCTGCCAATGAGCATTATCCCGATGTGATTCTCATGGATATTACCCTTAAAGGTAAAATGAATGGTCTGGAAGCTACCCGTGAGATTAGCCGTGAAACGGATATCCCGGTTATCTTCATTACAGCCCATACAGATACACCCACACTTGATTCAGCTCGCCAGACCAGCTCTCATGGAATCTTTACCAAACCATTTAGTGATGATGAGTTAAAGGCAGCCATACAACAAGCAACTATTTCAAAGGTTATGACCAGACATCTTGAGGCTGAGGACAGAAAAAAAGACGAGGAAGGTTTTTTGGAAAGAGAGGAATAG